In one window of Rhodoglobus vestalii DNA:
- a CDS encoding alkaline phosphatase family protein gives MLPALNPDSANLTDVLASSLHAITGEANRLSLPPVKHAVVLLVDGLGAHSLKARAGHARALSSAFTKHAVIQSGFPTTTASAIASLTTGARAGQHGLVGYSALDTVNDRVLNQLSGWDSRLDPATWQRIPTLFERAVERGHTAVAVGAARYRDSGFTRAVLRGAKYLAAGSLAERLRTAVAVAGSSDAASITYVYAPELDMAGHAHGWQSPQWTHALEALDSAVAGVLGQLATDQGMLVTADHGMVDVPAHAHVLFDTTPELMLGIKHIAGEPRCLQLHLSPELGPDQRAHVLDRWRDTEEHRSWVVSRDEAVTAGWFGDVDAAVAPRIGDIIVAARKAIAYYDSRSATNNGRLMVGQHGSWSDDEVRVPLLRFGAFAQLGSA, from the coding sequence ATGTTACCGGCGCTCAACCCAGACTCAGCGAACCTCACCGATGTGTTGGCAAGTTCCCTTCACGCGATCACTGGCGAGGCCAACCGGCTGAGCTTGCCGCCGGTAAAACATGCCGTTGTATTGCTCGTCGATGGGCTGGGCGCACACAGCCTCAAGGCCCGGGCCGGTCACGCTCGCGCGCTCAGTTCGGCCTTCACCAAGCACGCGGTGATCCAGTCGGGGTTTCCGACGACCACAGCGTCAGCGATTGCCAGCCTCACCACTGGCGCTCGCGCGGGCCAGCACGGTTTGGTCGGTTATAGCGCTCTCGATACCGTGAACGACCGGGTTCTCAATCAACTTTCGGGATGGGATTCACGGCTTGATCCGGCCACCTGGCAGCGCATCCCGACCCTCTTCGAGCGCGCTGTCGAACGTGGGCATACTGCGGTTGCTGTCGGTGCCGCCCGCTACCGAGATTCCGGGTTTACCCGTGCGGTGTTGCGCGGAGCCAAGTACCTCGCCGCCGGATCGCTCGCAGAACGATTGCGTACCGCTGTTGCGGTTGCTGGTTCGAGCGATGCTGCATCAATCACCTACGTTTATGCGCCCGAACTCGACATGGCCGGGCACGCTCACGGTTGGCAGTCGCCTCAGTGGACCCATGCACTAGAAGCTTTGGATTCTGCGGTGGCTGGGGTTCTCGGTCAGCTTGCCACCGACCAGGGCATGCTGGTGACCGCCGATCACGGAATGGTCGACGTCCCTGCTCACGCCCACGTACTTTTCGACACGACTCCGGAACTGATGCTGGGTATCAAGCACATCGCGGGCGAACCGCGCTGTCTTCAACTTCATCTCTCACCCGAGTTGGGGCCGGACCAGCGGGCGCACGTGCTGGACCGTTGGCGCGATACAGAAGAGCATCGCTCGTGGGTTGTGAGCCGCGACGAGGCTGTTACCGCGGGGTGGTTTGGTGACGTCGATGCTGCCGTCGCACCACGCATCGGCGACATTATCGTCGCTGCTCGCAAAGCAATTGCTTACTACGATTCGCGTTCAGCGACCAACAATGGACGACTCATGGTCGGTCAGCACGGTTCATGGTCCGACGACGAGGTGCGGGTTCCGCTACTCCGGTTTGGTGCCTTCGCTCAGTTAGGGAGTGCGTAA